From Oreochromis aureus strain Israel breed Guangdong linkage group 4, ZZ_aureus, whole genome shotgun sequence, a single genomic window includes:
- the galr2b gene encoding galanin receptor 2b — MSDFEDFTWPGGQANVSESYQLNPTSVIVSVVFSLIFLLGTIGNSLVLAVLLRSGQVAYNTTNLFILNLSVADFFFIIFCVPFQATIYSLEGWVFGSFMCKVVHFFINLTMYASSFTLATVSVDRYLAIRYPLRSRELRTPCNAVVAMVVIWGLSLVFAGPYLSYYDLIDYANSTVCIPGWEEQNRKVLDTCTFLFGYVIPVLIVSLSYTRTIKYLWTAVDPLDGMSESKRAKRKVTKMIIIVTVLFCICWLPYHVVILCYLYGDFPFNQTTYAFRLLSHCMAYANSCVNPIVYALVSKHFRKGFKKVFSCILSKNGRNKVHVVHVANTVPGFEAGSTEVSHMNEENVRQNECEMINRPVAEPREATVSLNLPFQQQQT; from the exons ATGTCAGACTTTGAGGATTTCACCTGGCCGGGAGGGCAGGCCAATGTATCTGAAAGCTATCAACTGAACCCCACCAGTGTGATTGTGTCAGTGGTCTTCTCTCTCATATTCCTGCTCGGCACCATTGGCAACAGTTTGGTGCTCGCTGTACTGCTGCGAAGCGGACAGGTCGCCTACAACACGACCAATCTGTTCATACTCAACTTGAGCGTGGCTGacttcttcttcatcatctttTGCGTTCCTTTCCAAGCTACCATCTACTCTCTGGAGGGATGGGTATTTGGTTCCTTCATGTGCAAAGTCGTCCACTTCTTTATCAACCTTACCATGTATGCCAGCAGCTTCACATTGGCCACCGTGTCTGTTGACAG GTATCTGGCTATTCGCTATCCTCTGCGCTCCAGAGAGCTAAGAACCCCTTGTAAtgctgtggttgccatggtagTTATCTGGGGTCTTTCCCTGGTCTTTGCAGGTCCATATCTCAGCTACTATGACCTGATTGATTATGCCAACAGCACTGTGTGTATCCCCGGCTGGGAGGAGCAGAATCGTAAGGTGCTGGACACGTGCACCTTCCTGTTTGGCTATGTCATCCCTGTGCTCATCGTGAGCCTCTCGTACACTCGAACTATCAAGTACCTGTGGACGGCTGTTGACCCTCTGGACGGCATGTCAGAATCCAAGAGGGCTAAACGCAAAGTCACCAAAATGATCATCATCGTCACTGTACTTTTCTGTATATGCTGGCTGCCGTACCACGTGGTGATCTTGTGTTACCTGTATGGAGATTTCCCATTTAATCAGACCACATATGCCTTCAGGCTTCTCTCTCACTGCATGGCCTACGCCAACTCTTGTGTCAATCCCATCGTGTACGCTCTGGTCTCCAAACACTTTCGCAAAGGTTTCAAGAAAGTGTTCAGCTGCATCCTCAgtaaaaatgggagaaataagGTTCACGTGGTTCATGTAGCCAACACTGTGCCTGGGTTTGAAGCCGGCTCTACGGAGGTGTCACACATGAACGAGGAGAACGTGCGGCAGAATGAATGTGAAATGATCAACAGGCCAGTCGCAGAGCCAAGAGAAGCCACCGTGTCCCTGAATTTGccctttcagcagcagcagacttGA